TTTCAGTTGATAACTAATCAATTTGCAGGAAGTCAGAAGAGGTTGTTGACCAGGAACGAATTTTTATCTGAGCTGGATTCAGTAGAAATCTCATCCCAGTCGAACAATTTGGCTAAAGTAGTACAATATCAAAAAGACTTTTTATCGGTCTATAAAAATACAAACAAGCATTTGTTTCTAATATCCGATTTTCAGAAAAATACAAATGAAAATCAGCTTCAGATAGATTCTGCTATTGACTACAATATCATCTCTTTAAAGCCGCATAACCTTCCTAATGTTTCTGTAGACAGTACCTGGTTTATTTCACCGATCCATCAGCCTTTAGCAGAAGAGAAACTGGTGGTGCGACTGAAAAATCATTCCGATCAGCTCATAGAAAATATTCCGTTATCGTTAAAAATAGATGGGCAGTCGAAGGCCATAGGAAATATCAGTATCAAGGGAAATCAGTCTGTAACAGATACGCTGACATTTTCCGGGCTAGGTGCCGGTTGGCAAAAAGGGGAGTTATCCATTAAAGATTATCCGGTTATTTTTGACGATCACCTGAACTTTGCTTTTGAGGTAACGTCGAAATTGAAGCTGACTATTATTAGTCCTGAAAATAAACCGAATTACTTTTCCATAGCCTACGGAACCGATCCTTTTTTTGAGGTAAATAATATAAGCGAAAGTCAGATAAACTATACTGCACTAAAGGAAAACGATTTGGTTGTACTTAATGATTTACCACAAGTTGCGTCGGGACTGGGCCAGCAATTAAAAGCTTATACAGAAAATGGAGGGAATTTAGCTGTTTTTATGCCGCTTAATGCTGATTTGCCTTCTTACCAGTCTTTTTTGCAGCTCATACAGGTTGACTATCCCACAGCAATTAAAACGGATAGTGTCAAAGCAGATAAATTTAATAGTAAGCACCCCGTCTTTCAGGGCTTGTTCGACCGAACAGATGAACAAATCGATTTACCCAAGGCGAGTACTTATTTTCTACTTACCCAAAAAGTTCGTACCACAAAGTCAGTATTATTGCAGGAAGGTAATATTTCCTTGTTTAATGCTTATACTTTAGGTAAAGGAAATATCTATTTATCTGCTTATCCCTTAGATAGAAAAGCTTCAAATTTTGCGCATCACGGTTTATTTTTGCCTTTGTGTTTCAAAATGGCGATGCTTAATAATGCCAAGAGACCTCTTTTTTATCAGATTGGAAATACAGAGCGTTTATTTCTTGACAATAAAGCGAATGTAAATGGCGAAAATCTGCGCTTAAAAAATGGAGATATAGAAATCATTCCCGAAGTTACACAAACACCATCAGGTATGTCTTTATATTTTGCCGATCAGATAAAGCGACCAGGATTTTATGAACTTTTTGATTTAGGTAAATTGATTGATGTGCTGGCTTTTAATGATGATAGAAATGAATCTGCAAATGCCTTTTACAACGAATCGGAATTGAGCAAGCTTTTTGGTCCAGCACCCGTAAAAATATTAAAAGGCAGAGAATCTTCGGTAACAAATCAAATAAAAGACGAGAAATTAGGTGTGTCATTATGGAAACTTTGTCTAATTTTGGCGCTGTTATTTTTAGCGATAGAAATCTTGCTAATAAGATTTTTTACAGTTGACGGAGTCGCTTTCCAAAAGAAAGGTTTAAGAAATCAAAAACATTAGCATAAAAAAAGTATTATTTATATAATGAATATCCTTATAAAATCTTCTACGATAGTAGATCCAACATCTGAATTTAATGGCAAAACAGCCGATGTTTTAATTGAGAATGGGAAGATTACAAAGATAGCTTCTTCTATTCAGGCTGATGTTGAACAAATAGACGGAAAAGGAAAATATTTAGCACCGGGATTTTTTGATTTGCATGCAAATTTAGGAGAGATTGGTGTAGAAACGAAGGAAGATTTTATTACGGGAAGTGCCGCTGCGGCTGCAGGAGGTTTTACAGGTTTGGGAATGATGCCAAATACAGATCCCGCTGTAGATTCCAAATCTCAGGTAGAATACCTGAAAAACAGAGCTAAAGGACTTTTAGTTGATATTTATCCTTATGGTACGATCTCTCAGAAAAGAGAGGGAAAAGACCTTGCAGAGTTGTATGATATGACCAATTCCGGCGCAATAGCTTTTTCAGACGGAAACGTTCCGGTGCAGGATGCAGGTTTAATGGAAAGGGCAATGTTATACGCGAAGGGTTTTGATGCTTTGGTGATTTCTTATCCGGAGGATAAATCTATTGCGGGAAAGGCCAAAATGAACGAGGGTGCCATGAGTACCTATTTAGGAATGAAGGGGATTCCCAATATAGCGGAAGAATTAATGATTGTAAGAGATTTGTATCTGGCAGAATATACAGACGCCAAACTACATTTTACTACAATATCTACGGCTCATGCAGTTGAACTGATTAAACAGGCGAAGAAAAAGGGTTTGAAAGTAACTTGTGATGTTGCTGCTCATCATTTGGTGTTAACAGAAGATGCTTTAGTGGACTTTGATAGCAATTATAAAGTAAAACCACCGTTAAGAACAAAAGCAGACGTAAAAGCTTTATTGAAAGGGATACAGGATGGTGTGATAGATGCGGTTGTATCTCAGCATACTCCACAGGAAATAGAATTTAAAGCCGTAGAATTTGAAATTGCTACTTATGGAATGGTTGCTTTGCAAACGGTATTACCACTTTTAATAAAAGCTGGATTAAAACCAGAACAAATTGTAGAGAAACTGTCTGTGAAATCTC
This genomic interval from Pseudopedobacter saltans DSM 12145 contains the following:
- a CDS encoding BatA domain-containing protein; amino-acid sequence: MKFFFPEFLLGLFLIAIPVIIHLFNFRKFKKVYFSNTRLLQEIKIQTSRREKLKERLILLTRILAISFLVLAFAKPYFSNQKQDSGLDDDIVSIYIDNSYSMDAVADNGSLLEEAKKKAREVTAAFGLNAKFQLITNQFAGSQKRLLTRNEFLSELDSVEISSQSNNLAKVVQYQKDFLSVYKNTNKHLFLISDFQKNTNENQLQIDSAIDYNIISLKPHNLPNVSVDSTWFISPIHQPLAEEKLVVRLKNHSDQLIENIPLSLKIDGQSKAIGNISIKGNQSVTDTLTFSGLGAGWQKGELSIKDYPVIFDDHLNFAFEVTSKLKLTIISPENKPNYFSIAYGTDPFFEVNNISESQINYTALKENDLVVLNDLPQVASGLGQQLKAYTENGGNLAVFMPLNADLPSYQSFLQLIQVDYPTAIKTDSVKADKFNSKHPVFQGLFDRTDEQIDLPKASTYFLLTQKVRTTKSVLLQEGNISLFNAYTLGKGNIYLSAYPLDRKASNFAHHGLFLPLCFKMAMLNNAKRPLFYQIGNTERLFLDNKANVNGENLRLKNGDIEIIPEVTQTPSGMSLYFADQIKRPGFYELFDLGKLIDVLAFNDDRNESANAFYNESELSKLFGPAPVKILKGRESSVTNQIKDEKLGVSLWKLCLILALLFLAIEILLIRFFTVDGVAFQKKGLRNQKH
- a CDS encoding dihydroorotase; this encodes MNILIKSSTIVDPTSEFNGKTADVLIENGKITKIASSIQADVEQIDGKGKYLAPGFFDLHANLGEIGVETKEDFITGSAAAAAGGFTGLGMMPNTDPAVDSKSQVEYLKNRAKGLLVDIYPYGTISQKREGKDLAELYDMTNSGAIAFSDGNVPVQDAGLMERAMLYAKGFDALVISYPEDKSIAGKAKMNEGAMSTYLGMKGIPNIAEELMIVRDLYLAEYTDAKLHFTTISTAHAVELIKQAKKKGLKVTCDVAAHHLVLTEDALVDFDSNYKVKPPLRTKADVKALLKGIQDGVIDAVVSQHTPQEIEFKAVEFEIATYGMVALQTVLPLLIKAGLKPEQIVEKLSVKSREILGLAVPEITEGALANLVLFDDSAWTYTAKNNYSKSSNSPFIGKELKGKVWVTINNGQIAVF